Genomic window (Streptomyces yatensis):
CGCTCTACGGGGACCAGGAGTCGGCCGGATCGTCCAGCCACACCCGCTGACCGGCGGGGCCCGGGCCGACCGTGAGGCCGAAGCGGGTGTGATCCGGCCTGTCATGGCCGACCCACCACCCGTACGCGGCCTCGACCTCGTCCCACAACCGCCGCTCCCCCGCCTGCCAGACGCGCGCCTCCGCCTCCCCCTCACGGAACACGACGCATGCCCAGGAGCGGTCGGTCAGCCCGTAGAGCCACACAGGGCGCGCGCCATCGTGCGGGGCCGCCACCACCTGGACGCAATGCGGCACCCGGAGCCCCAGCGTGAAGGGGAGGGCGGCGTACGGCGGGGTGATGAACTCCCCCTCGGGGATGCCGGTGCCGGACGTATCGGCGCCGCCGCTGCCCTCGCCCTCGTCCGGGATGTAGGCATGGTGCGGCGGCAGCGACAGCCGCTGGCCGCGCAGCTTCATGAACTCGACGGGCCCGGTGAAACGCCCCGACGCTGTCCCGTCCCCACGCACCACCAGCCGGGCGACGGCGTCCGCATGGGTGTAGTGCGTGCCCCAGGGGGCGACGACCACGCCCCCGGGCCGCGTCTGCTCGATCCATGCCCCCGGGATCTCCCGGACGCCGACGGTGGCCAGGACCCGGTCATACGGCGCACTCCCCGCACAGCCCTTCCCGCCGTCGCCGAGCACGACCTCCGGCCGCAACCCCGCCGCGGCCAGCCGCTGACGTGCGTGACGCGACACGGCGGCGTCCACCTCGACCGTGGTGACCTTACGTCCGCCACAGCGATGCGCCAGCGCCCCGGCGGTCTCGCCCGTGCCGGTGCCCACATCGAGCACGGCCATGCCCTCGTCCACGGCCAGGTCCCGCAGCAAGCCGTAGACGACAGAGGGCATGGACGACGAACTGGTGGACACCCGCCCCGGCTCGGGGCCGGTGTCCTCACCGTCGTCCCACTGCGTCACGATGGGCGCGTCGCTGTCAGCGGCGGCGTACCAGGCGTCCGGCTCCTCGGCCTTGTCGATGGCGACGGCCCTCTGTGTCCGCGTGTCGAACGGCCACATCAGCTCCGGCAGAAACGCGGCCCGGTCAACGGCGGCGAAGGTCGGCGCCCAGTCCGCCGTCATCACCCCGGCGTCAAGAAGCGCCCACCCCAGCGCGGCCCACCCGGCCCGGGCGACGCCCTCGAACGTCATGCGACCCTTGGACCCCGGATGATCCGCGACATCGACGCTCTCCCCTTCGTCCAGCCGAGCGGCCGACTCCGCTCAGGCCCCGCCCCTCATCACCATAGGGCTCAACGCTAGGAGCCGGCTGGAGCCGAGTCCGCGAGCTGCCGGATGCCTCGAGCGGGAAATGCGCATGCGCGGCCGGTCGGGCTTGCGGTACAACCTGGCCATGGAGGAGGAACGTCTGGCTGGTGGCCGGACCGTAGGTGCGGTGCGTATCGGGGATGCGGTCCACCGGCCCGCCCAGCCCTGGACGCCTGCCGTGCACGCGGTGCTGCGTCATCTGGAGGCCGTGGGATTCGACGGGGCACCCCGGGTCCTGGGGACTGACGGGCAAGGGCGTGAGGTCTTGACCCATCTCGTGGGCGAGACCACTGGTGAGGCGCTTCCCTGGCCTGCGTGGGTGTTTTCGGACACCGCGTTGGTGCGTGTCGGCAAGTGGGCCCGTCGGCTGCACGATGCGACGGAGTCATTCGTGCCGCCGCCGGGCGTGCGCTGGCTCGCCGGGCAGACGTGGCGGCCGGGGCTGATCGTCGGGCACCATGACGCCGCCCCGTGGAACGCGGTGTGGCGCGATGGCGATCTGGTCGGCTTCTTCGACTGGGACACCGCTGGGCCTTCGTCGCGCGAGTTCGATCTGGCATTCATGGTGTTGACCTGGGTGCCGTTGCACGCACGTCAATTGGTCGAGCGGACTGGATTCACCGCGTTCGAGGACCGGTCCCGGCGTCTGCACCTGCTGCTTGACGCCTACGGCTACGACGGCGACCGGTCCGCATTCGCGGACGTGGTGCCCGCACGGGCCCGGACCAACGCCGACGTCATCGACCGCCTGGCCGGTGGCGGCGACCCGGTGTACGCCGCGCTGCTGCCGGTCGCCGCCGATCTACGCCAAGCCGCCCTTGAGGTCGAGGCATTGCCCGCCTCCTTTTGGACGCGAGGATCGCCATGAGCACGGGCGCCGGTACGGCGGCCAGGAGTGCCTGGAGTGCCAGGAGTGCCTGGAGCATTGCGAGCCAGGTGAGAGCGGCGAGATAGCCGGTGGCGGGCGGGTACTCGCCACGATGGGCGGCGCGCTCGCCCCGGCGAGCGCGCCGGAGCCCAGCTTGCCGGTGGTGGAGGCGAACACCAGCCGCCGGCTCGCCCCATGACGCATCAATTCCGCGTAGGCGCGCATCGCCGTACCCTCGCGCGTCGCGGCCGGCACGATCCAGGGGCCGTGAGAGACTCGGGCGATGATTGTCGAACGTGCGTACGCACACATCGACGCGGACTCGCGCGAGGAGGAGGGGTGGCCCTGGTCCGTGCCCTGTGTGCGGGATGTGCTGGCGGACGGGCTGCGGTTCACCGCGCCGGTGACGTTTCTCGTCGGGGAGAACGGGTCGGGCAAGTCGACGCTGGTGGAGGCGCTCGCGGAGGGGTTCGGGCTGGATTCGTACGGCGGCTCGCACGACTGGCAGTACGCCAGCCACCGCCCCAAGTCGGCGCTCGGTGAGCGGATCCGCTTCGACGCGGCGCCGCGCGGGCGGCGGATGCTGGGGAGTTGGTCGGCCCGCAAGGGGTTCTTCCTGCGGGCCGAGACCGCGCTGGACGCGCTGCACCGGGAGGGCTTCGCCCCGCATGCGGTCAGCCACGGTGAGGGGTTTCTCGCGGCGTTCCGGGGCAAGTTCCTCCAGCCCGGGCTGTATGTCATGGACGAGCCGGAGGCCGCGCTCTCCTTCGCCTCGTGTCTCGAACTCCTGGGCCATATGAATGAGTTGGTGAAGAACGGCGGGCAGGTCATCTGCGCCACGCATTCGCCGCTGCTGACGGCGCTGCCCGGCGCGGAGATCGTGGAAGTCGGCGAGCACGGGATGCGGCGGGTGGGGTGGAGTGAGTTGGCCCTGGTCGACCACTGGCGCCGTTATCTCGCCGATCCGCAGAGCTATCTGCGGCATGTCTTGGGTTGAGCCCGCGCTGGGGCTGAGTTGGCTGGGGTCGCCGGGTGTCTGCTGCGCCGTTTCGCGCCTTCGGCGCGTTTGAGCATGGGGGCGGCAGGTGGGGGGTGCGGGGCGCGTCGCCGGCCGCCGGGGCGGTGGGAGGCGGG
Coding sequences:
- a CDS encoding phosphotransferase, whose translation is MEEERLAGGRTVGAVRIGDAVHRPAQPWTPAVHAVLRHLEAVGFDGAPRVLGTDGQGREVLTHLVGETTGEALPWPAWVFSDTALVRVGKWARRLHDATESFVPPPGVRWLAGQTWRPGLIVGHHDAAPWNAVWRDGDLVGFFDWDTAGPSSREFDLAFMVLTWVPLHARQLVERTGFTAFEDRSRRLHLLLDAYGYDGDRSAFADVVPARARTNADVIDRLAGGGDPVYAALLPVAADLRQAALEVEALPASFWTRGSP
- a CDS encoding AAA family ATPase; this translates as MIVERAYAHIDADSREEEGWPWSVPCVRDVLADGLRFTAPVTFLVGENGSGKSTLVEALAEGFGLDSYGGSHDWQYASHRPKSALGERIRFDAAPRGRRMLGSWSARKGFFLRAETALDALHREGFAPHAVSHGEGFLAAFRGKFLQPGLYVMDEPEAALSFASCLELLGHMNELVKNGGQVICATHSPLLTALPGAEIVEVGEHGMRRVGWSELALVDHWRRYLADPQSYLRHVLG
- a CDS encoding methyltransferase domain-containing protein gives rise to the protein MTFEGVARAGWAALGWALLDAGVMTADWAPTFAAVDRAAFLPELMWPFDTRTQRAVAIDKAEEPDAWYAAADSDAPIVTQWDDGEDTGPEPGRVSTSSSSMPSVVYGLLRDLAVDEGMAVLDVGTGTGETAGALAHRCGGRKVTTVEVDAAVSRHARQRLAAAGLRPEVVLGDGGKGCAGSAPYDRVLATVGVREIPGAWIEQTRPGGVVVAPWGTHYTHADAVARLVVRGDGTASGRFTGPVEFMKLRGQRLSLPPHHAYIPDEGEGSGGADTSGTGIPEGEFITPPYAALPFTLGLRVPHCVQVVAAPHDGARPVWLYGLTDRSWACVVFREGEAEARVWQAGERRLWDEVEAAYGWWVGHDRPDHTRFGLTVGPGPAGQRVWLDDPADSWSP